The genomic region CCGGCCGAGTACAGCTTCATCTCCAAGATGCTGGTCTGGACGATCATCACGCCCAGCGAATTCCCCAAGCAACCGATTTCCCTGCCTGATTCGGCCAACAAGGTAGCCGTTGGTAAATACCTGGCGACGGCCGTAGCTGACTGTTACGGCTGTCACTCCGCGAACTTCCTTGATCTGGACAAACTCAATCCCGAGCGCACCAACGGGTACTTTGGCGGGGGCAGCGAGTTCAAGGATCATGACGGCAATCCTATCCTCTCGGCCAACCTGACTTTTGATCGCCAGACCGGAATCGGTGGAAAGTACACGCGCGAACAGTTCATCAAAGCGGTGAAAATGGGCGTCCGTCCGGACGGCTCGCTGCTACGCTACCCGATGGAACCACGCCCGTCGATGTCCGACGAAGAAGTAGGAGCGATTTACGACTATCTCAAAACGGTGCCTCACCAGAGCAACAACATTGCGCAGAAGCAGGCCGAAATTCAGCTGGCTCAGAAATGAGCTACTGGCCGAAACCAATTCTCTGATCTAAAACACGCTTTGATTCCTCTTTAGAACCATGAAAAAAATACTTGCAGTGCTGTTATCGCTGGCACTCTTCACCACCAGTTGCAAAAAAGACGGCTCTGTTCCGGAGCCGCAGGGAAATACGCCCTCGCAAGCCGTAGGGCAATGGATGTACGGCTCTTTTTCGATGAGCGAATTCTGGTCGTATGACGGCCGGTACCAGGGCAAGCCTTTTGAACTGGCGGTGATGTTCCACTTCAAAAGCAACGGGACCTACGAAAAGTATTTTGTTGCTTCCACGCGGGATTACTCCGGTTGCCAGACTCAGGCTTTTTCGTCGGAGAAGGGACGCGTAAAATTTGATGAAGACAACGGTTCATTCACGACCACTCCGTCCGAAGGCACATACCGCGGCTTTTATTCCTGCGCCCCGAACCGGAACATAAACCGCAAAATGGCCTCTTCCGAACTCAAGTCGACGACCTATTTTTACCGGATGGTAAAGGGCAGCAATGGCAAGACGAACATGGAGGTCCGATTCCAGGAAACCGACCAGAACGTAAGCACCTTTTTGCCGACGGCTTGGTAATGAGGGTACTGCCCACAAAAAAACCGCTCGTGAAGCGGTTTTTTTGTGGGCTTTGGATCTTACCCAGCGAAAAGCGCCTAGCTTACTGGGCAGACAGCTTATGGATTTGGAGTTAATTGAATACCTGATTCATTTGCGAACAGATGGACCTACATAGGTTGAGCTTTTCTTAAATGCGTAAAACAAAAAAGGCCACAGACAGTGTCTGTGGCCTCTGATTCAGCGGTGGCGGCTACCTACTCTCCCGGATGCGACTCCAGTACCATCGGCGTGGCGGGGCTTAACGGCTCTGTTCGGAATGGAAAGAGGTGGACCCCCGCACCATGGCCACCATCCCTGCTCTTCCCCCACACTTACCCGGCACTCGCGTCCCGACGGTGGGTTAAGGGAATGGCTCCCCTGATGTCTATGGCGTTTCCTGCCGCACTGGAAACTACAACCGCTACCTTGTGAGTCTGTCGACTGCACTTCTTGGCCTGTAAAGGAATGGAGCCACGCGTTCGGGCCATTAGTACGACTCGGCTCTAGCGCTCTCACGCCCTGCACCTGTCGCCTATCCACGTCCTGGTCTCGGACGACCCTTCATGGAAGTCTCATCTTCGGGCCTGCTTCGCACTTAGATGCTTTCAGCGCTTATCAGTTCCCCACGTAGCTACCCGGCCGTGCCGCGGGCACGACAACCGGTCCACCAGCGGTGGGTCCATCCCGGTCCTCTCGTACTAAGGACAGCCCCCGTCAGACTTCCCACGCCCACCACAGATAGGGACCGAACTGTCTCACGACGTTCTGAACCCAGCTCGCGTGCCACTTTAATCGGCGAACAGCCGAACCCTTGGGACCTTCTCCAGCCCCAGGATGTGACGAGCCGACATCGAGGTGCCAAACCTCCCCGTCGATGTGAGCTCTTGGGGGAGATCAGCCTGTTATCCCCGGCGTACCTTTTATCCTTTGAGCGATAGCCCACCCATGCGGAACTACCGGATCACTATACCCTGCTTTCGCACCTGATCGGCCTGTTCGCCTCACAGTCAAGCCCGCTTCTGCTATTGCACTCCCCAGCTGGTTACCAACCAGCCTGAGCGGACCTTTGGAAGCCTCCGTTACCTTTTCGGAGGCGACCACCCCAGTCAAACTACCCACCAACCACTGTCCCCTTAACCTAAGGGTTAGACTCCAGCACAGACAAGGGTGGTATTTCAACGTTGGCTCCACGATGCCTGGCGACACCGCTTCACTGCCTCCCACCTATCCTACACATCCCTGCCCCGAAGTCCATGATAAGCTATAGTAAAGGTGCACGGGGTCTTTCCGTCCCGTGGCGGGTAAGCGGCATCTTCACCGCTACTACAATTTCACCGAGCTCATGGTTGAGACAGTGCCCAGATCGTTACACCATTCGTGCAGGTCGGAACTTACCCGACAAGGAATTTCGCTACCTTAGGACCGTTATAGTTACGGCCGCCGTTTACTGGGGCTTCAGTTCAATGCTTCCCTTGCGGTAACATCCCCCCTTAACCTTCCAGCACCGGGCAGGTGTCAGACCTTATACCGAATCTCTCGATTTCGCAAAGTCCTGTGTTTTTGGTAAACAGTCGCCTGGGCCTCTTCTCTGCAACCTCCCACTCACGTGGGTAGGCCCCCCTTCTCCCGAAGTTACAGGGTCATCTTGCCGAGTTCCTTAACCATGACTCACTCGTGCACCTGAGGCTCTTCGCCTCGACTACCTGTGTCGGTTTGCGGTACGGTTACCGGAAAGATTAACGATAGCGGCTTTTCTTGGAAGCCCATCCCCGGCGCTATCCCGCAGCCCCGAAGGGCCCTGGGTACTTTCAGCTTCCAGCTAAGGTGGTGTACTTCACTGCCACCCCACTACCTTCCGCCTTCAACGGCCTATTCCCGCAGGCCGCGGCCAGTTCTGTACTCCGTCCCCGCTTCTCTCTTCCCGGCAGTACGGGATTATTAACCCGTTGCTCCTCAACTCCGGCTTTCGCCTACGCCTTAGAGGCCGACTAACCCACCGTTGACTGCCATCGCGGTGGAACCCTTAGTCTTTCGGTGTGAGAGGTTCTCACTCTCATTCTCGTTACTTATGCCTACATTTGCTTTTCTTACCTCTCCACCTAGGCTCACGCCACAGCTTCGCTGATGTAAGAATGCTCTCCTACCAAGATACACCCGAAAGTGCACTTCCATCGCTTCGGTGAATGACTTCATGCCCGTTTATTATCGATGCCCGCCTCGCTCGACCAGTGAGCTGTTACGCACTCTTTAAAGGAATAGCTGCTTCCAAGCTAACCTCCTGGCTGTCCCGGCAACCGGACCTCCTTTGTTCAACTTAGTCATCACTTGGGGACCTTAGCGGATGGTCTGGGTTGTTCCCCTCTCGGAGCAGGACCTTAGCACCCTGCCCCTCACTCCCAGCCCGGTTCCCTGACATTCGGAGTTCGTCAGAAGTTGGTAGGATGTGACTCCCCCTAGTCCTATCGGTAGCTCTACCTTCAGGGATCCCTCACGGCTGAGGCTGTTCCTAAAAACATTTCGGAGAGTACGAGCTATTTCCGGGTTTGATTGGCCTTTCACCCCTACCCGCAGCTCATCCGGAAACTTTTCAACGTTTATCGGTTCGGTCCTCCATGACGTGTTACCGCCACTTCAACCTGGCCACGGGTAGATCACCCGGTTTCGCGTCTACCCCCCCTGACTCTGGTCGCCCTCTTCAGACTCGCTTTCGCTTCGGCTACCCACCTCAAAGTGGTTAACCTCGCCAGGGACGGTAACTCGTAGGCTCATTATGCAAAAGGCACGCCGTCACCCCACAAAGGGGCTCCGACCGCTTGTAGGCGCCTGGTTTCAGGTTCTGTTTCACCCCGGTACTCCCGGTTCTTTTCACCGTTCCCTCACGGTACTGTGCGCTATCGGTCTCTGGCTCGTGTTTAGCCTTGGCAGATGGTGCTGCCTGCTTCAGAGGGGATTCCTCCGGTCCCCCCCTACTCAGGATCCCACTACGTCCGCAATCGGTACACGTACAGGGCTCTCACCTGGTATCGCTGACCTTCCCAGATCATTCCGTTTAGACTGCTTTCTAATAAGTGGTCCTACAACCCCGGCCGGGCCGTAACCCCGCCGGTTTGGGCTCTTCCCCCCTCGCTCGCCACTACTAGGGGAATCACTGCTTGTTTTCTTTTCCTGCGGGTACTTAGATGTTTCAGTTCCCCGCGTTGGCTCACCTTGCGGTGTAATGTAGCTTCACTACATTGGGTTGCCCCATTCGGACACCCACGGATCAAAGCCTGTGTGCGACTCCCCGTGGCATTTCGCCGCTTACCGCGTCCTTCCTCGCCGGCCAGAGCCCAGGCATCCCCCAGGCGCCCTTCGTTGACGTGGCCTCCACGTCCTCCCAGACAATCTATGTCTCGACTCTCTCTCAATAGCCTGACCACCGGGTTGCCCCGGCAGTCTGTAGTTTCCAGTACGTCAAAGAACCCTGTGCCCTTTCTCCCCTTGGAGAGAAAGAGCCCGGCTCTGACAGCGACAGACGATTCAGCCCCCCTGCACCTCTTGGGCGGCGGCCTGCTCCAGAAAGGAGGTGTTCCAGCCACACCTTCCGGTACGGCTACCTTGTTACGACTTAGCCCCAGTTACCGGTTTTGCTCTAACCGCCTTCTGACGGCGGCTTCAAGCCCCCCCGACTCCCATGGCTTGACGGGCGGTGTGTACAAGGTCCGGGAACGTATTCACCGCGCCATGGCTGATGCGCGATTACTAGCGATTCCAGCTTCATAGGGTCGGGTTGCAGACCCCAATCCGAACTGTGACCGGCTTTTCGAGATTGACTCACCCTTGCAGGCTCGTTACCCGCTGTACCGGCCATTGTAGCACGTGTGTCGCCCTGGACGTAAGGGCCATGATGACTTGACGTCGTCCCCTCCTTCCTCTCTGCTTGCGCAGGCAGTCCCTTTAGAGTCCCCATCATTACATGCTGGCAACTAAAGGCAGGGGTTGCGCTCGTTGCGGGACTTAACCCAACACCTCACGGCACGAGCTGACGACAGCCATGCAGCACCTTGCTTTGTGCCTATTGCTAGGCTGACCCATTTCTGAGCCATTCACGCGCATTCTAGCCCAGGTAAGGTTCCTCGCGTATCATCGAATTAAACCACATGCTCCACCGCTTGTGCGGACCCCCGTCAATTCCTTTGAGTTTCACCGTTGCCGGCGTACTCCCCAGGTGGTTCACTTACCGGTTTCCCTTAGCCACTCAAGGCTGTGCCTCAAGCAGCGAGTGAACATCGTTTACGGCATGGACTACCAGGGTATCTAATCCTGTTTGCTCCCCATGCTTTCGTGCCTCAGTGTCAAGTAGGTCGTAGCCACCTGCCTACGCAATTGGCGTTCTGGATGATCTCTATGCATTTCACCGCTACACCATCCGTTCCGGCAACCTCCGACCCCTTCAAGCCCGGCAGTATCCAACCACCCTGTGCCGTTGAGCGGCCCACTTTCAGGTCAGACTTACCAGGCCACCTGCGCACCCTTTAAACCCAATAAATCCGGACAACGCTTGCACCCTCCGTATTACCGCGGCTGCTGGCACGGAGTTAGCCGGTGCTTATTCGAAAGGTACCGTCACACACCCTCGCAAGAGTGCCGTTCTTCCCCCTCAAAAGCAGTTTACAACGCATAACGCCTTCTTCCTGCACGCGGCATGGCTGGGTCAGGCTTGCGCCCATTGCCCAATATTCCCTACTGCTGCCTCCCGTAGGAGTCTGGCCCGTATCTCAGTGCCAGTGTGGGGGCCGCTCCTCTCAGAGCCCCTACTGATCATCGCCTTGGTGGGCCCTTACCCCGCCAACTAGCTAATCAGACGCAAGTCCATCCGCTGCCAATAAAATCTTTATCCCCCTCCTGATGCCAGAAAAGGGAACCATGCGGGATTAATCCACCTTTCGGCGGGCTATCCCCCAGCAGCGGGCAGGTTCCTTACGCGTTACGCACCCGTACGCCACTATAGCATTGCTGCTACCGTTCGACTTGCATGTATTAGGCCTGCCGCTAGCGTTCATCCTGAGCCAGGATCAAACTCTCCATTGTAAATATCTACTCTTACTATTGCTAGTATGCAGACCGGCCTGTGTGTGTCCCGAAGGACTGAATCTGTTCGTCTGTCAATCTGTCAAAGAACTGTTTCCCCGCCGGGGCGGGAAAGCGGCCCCCGGCTCGTTTGCCGGGGCCTGTATCGTGGTTGGGAGGGCAAAGGTAGGCCTTCTCTCCCGGTTTGTCAAGGAGAAGGCGAAAAATAGTTTAACTTTTTTTAGCCTTTGCTATTTTGCCTTATTGGGCGCTGGCCGCAAATCCTT from Tellurirhabdus rosea harbors:
- a CDS encoding c-type cytochrome yields the protein MKTFKKVLKRVGLGLGLLLLLVGGFCLYVALTPMRSYDPPVTPDMKVDVTDARVRRGEFIAQLQCMACHADNDNRLTGKHMTDIPDFFGKVYSRNITQDKEKGIGNWTDGQLYYFLRTGIRPNGTTAFMPQYNLMADEDVKSVIAWLRSDRFPVQPSKQEAPPAEYSFISKMLVWTIITPSEFPKQPISLPDSANKVAVGKYLATAVADCYGCHSANFLDLDKLNPERTNGYFGGGSEFKDHDGNPILSANLTFDRQTGIGGKYTREQFIKAVKMGVRPDGSLLRYPMEPRPSMSDEEVGAIYDYLKTVPHQSNNIAQKQAEIQLAQK